One genomic window of Calditrichota bacterium includes the following:
- a CDS encoding MCE family protein, with translation MPKEAWLREVTPAQRARLGIFLLVAGGTLIVLLGIITGGKLLERRDTYYIRYRDVSVSGLDVGSQVKYHGVRIGRVDRIAIDPKEVETVVVTISVDHGTPITSDVKAVISALSLTGIKVIELTGGTSAAKVLPVNSEITPAQSTFDLISGKAEAVSEKLELVLTNLATLTGGENQQRLMALIDNTTVILSDVHEILIDNSPRISNAVQNFEYASERLAAVAGSPAIDRVIANLDTTTSEIRGARIGDAVSDLRLALQQARTTLTHIDLTILKGRHDILTSLEVLRESLDSFNEFARTISEDPSLLLRGTRSGEVSGPVRGR, from the coding sequence TTGCCGAAGGAGGCTTGGTTGCGTGAAGTAACCCCTGCCCAACGCGCCCGGCTTGGCATATTCCTGCTGGTTGCGGGAGGGACGCTGATCGTGTTACTCGGCATCATCACCGGAGGTAAACTACTCGAGCGCCGTGATACTTATTACATTCGCTACCGGGATGTATCTGTCAGCGGCCTCGATGTCGGAAGTCAGGTCAAGTACCACGGCGTCCGTATCGGACGTGTCGATAGGATCGCCATCGACCCCAAGGAAGTGGAGACTGTTGTAGTTACCATTTCCGTCGATCATGGCACCCCCATCACCAGCGATGTCAAAGCCGTCATTTCAGCCCTCTCATTAACGGGAATCAAAGTCATCGAATTGACCGGTGGCACCTCAGCCGCCAAGGTCCTTCCAGTCAACTCCGAAATCACACCTGCTCAGTCAACGTTCGACCTCATAAGCGGTAAAGCGGAGGCGGTATCTGAAAAGTTGGAATTGGTGCTGACCAATCTGGCAACACTTACCGGCGGAGAGAATCAGCAGCGCCTGATGGCTCTCATCGACAACACGACGGTTATCCTTAGCGATGTGCATGAAATACTCATCGACAACAGCCCGCGGATCTCCAACGCCGTTCAGAACTTCGAGTATGCTTCCGAACGCCTTGCTGCAGTCGCCGGATCGCCGGCTATAGACCGGGTGATTGCTAATCTCGATACGACGACGAGTGAGATTCGCGGAGCCCGGATCGGCGATGCGGTTTCCGACTTGCGGCTTGCGCTTCAGCAGGCGCGCACAACATTGACTCACATAGACTTGACTATTCTCAAGGGACGCCACGACATATTGACATCTCTTGAAGTATTACGCGAAAGCCTTGATTCATTCAACGAGTTTGCCCGGACCATCTCGGAGGATCCATCTCTGCTATTACGCGGCACCCGATCCGGCGAAGTGAGCGGCCCGGTTCGGGGACGTTAG
- a CDS encoding ABC transporter: protein MRRARRAREAFEVDAEAIRLKISLRGGGPPGLLNALSDAVRAAPRQKVLVDLGEVPAMDSLGASLLSELLVRGHMAGKDIDYLNASPSVQQVLAAYFYPAPEVRISRDKPRFGEAVGGWFYRLRDDAWDLIFLISQTFYWSLVAIWRGDGHRKGAVTAQALQIGVGSLPVIGTIAFLIGIVLALQSAEQLRQFGANIFVADLLVISMTREMGPLMTAIVMAGRSGASIAAEIATMTVSEETDALTTMALNPLRFIVVPKVWGITLTMPFLAVLATVIGIGGGMIVAVASLDLAPRAFLIEAQSALYLKDVVTG from the coding sequence ATGCGCAGGGCTCGTCGGGCACGAGAGGCGTTCGAGGTCGATGCCGAAGCGATCCGACTGAAGATTTCGCTGCGGGGCGGGGGGCCACCGGGTCTGTTGAATGCACTCTCCGACGCCGTTCGTGCTGCCCCCCGGCAAAAAGTGCTTGTTGACTTGGGCGAAGTCCCGGCTATGGACAGCCTCGGCGCTTCACTGCTCTCCGAACTACTCGTGCGAGGTCATATGGCCGGTAAGGACATCGACTATTTAAACGCCTCGCCATCGGTGCAGCAAGTGCTGGCAGCCTATTTCTACCCAGCGCCGGAAGTGCGCATTTCACGCGATAAGCCGCGTTTCGGCGAAGCGGTCGGCGGCTGGTTCTATCGGCTTCGCGACGATGCCTGGGACCTTATCTTCCTAATATCTCAGACATTTTACTGGTCGTTGGTGGCGATCTGGCGGGGGGATGGGCATCGTAAAGGCGCAGTAACGGCTCAAGCGCTGCAGATAGGCGTCGGCTCGCTGCCGGTTATCGGCACTATCGCATTCCTGATTGGTATCGTTCTGGCGCTTCAGTCTGCCGAACAACTGCGCCAGTTCGGAGCGAACATCTTCGTTGCCGATTTGCTGGTGATATCGATGACTCGCGAAATGGGACCGTTGATGACTGCCATTGTCATGGCCGGGCGAAGCGGGGCCTCCATTGCCGCCGAAATTGCTACGATGACGGTTTCCGAAGAGACTGACGCCTTGACAACGATGGCGCTTAATCCTCTACGCTTCATCGTCGTCCCGAAAGTTTGGGGGATTACCCTCACAATGCCTTTTCTGGCAGTGCTGGCGACGGTGATCGGTATCGGAGGGGGGATGATTGTGGCGGTTGCAAGCCTGGACCTGGCGCCCCGGGCATTCCTGATTGAAGCACAGTCTGCGCTTTATCTAAAGGACGTCGTCACGGGA